In Caballeronia insecticola, one DNA window encodes the following:
- a CDS encoding alpha/beta fold hydrolase, with translation MPAALHRDHAAIARPGYIRAAGDVELFYRDWRDESVPGNGRTIVFVASYSLPSDMWAYQMLPLVRQGFRCVAYDRRGHGRSSDAGGGYDYDTLANDLAAVIDALDLSGVTLVGYSMGGAEAVRYLTRHGSARVERLVLVASTVPMLAKTSDNPDGIDRAYVDAFQHDLMTDYPRWLADNARPFAGPNVSEAMIGWIKEMALRTSQQALYACNETVSSGDFRAELRDVDVPTLIVQGDCDASNPLELTSQRTAQLIPDARLVVYEGAPHGVFLSDAARLTADLAAFASDSVVVA, from the coding sequence ATGCCCGCAGCACTGCATCGAGATCACGCCGCCATCGCCCGCCCGGGCTACATTCGCGCGGCTGGCGACGTCGAGCTGTTCTACCGCGACTGGCGCGATGAAAGCGTTCCCGGCAACGGCCGGACGATCGTGTTCGTCGCCAGTTATTCGCTGCCGAGCGACATGTGGGCGTATCAGATGCTGCCGCTCGTGCGCCAGGGCTTTCGCTGCGTCGCGTACGACCGGCGCGGTCACGGCCGCTCGAGCGATGCCGGCGGCGGCTACGACTACGACACGCTCGCGAACGACCTCGCCGCCGTCATCGACGCGCTCGATTTGTCCGGCGTCACGCTCGTCGGCTATTCGATGGGCGGCGCGGAAGCCGTGCGCTATCTCACGCGCCACGGCAGCGCGCGGGTCGAGCGCCTCGTGTTGGTCGCCTCCACCGTGCCGATGCTCGCGAAGACGTCCGACAATCCCGACGGCATCGATCGCGCTTATGTGGATGCCTTCCAGCACGATCTGATGACGGACTATCCGCGCTGGCTCGCCGACAACGCGCGGCCGTTCGCGGGCCCAAACGTATCGGAAGCGATGATCGGATGGATCAAGGAAATGGCGTTGCGCACCTCGCAACAGGCGCTGTACGCGTGCAACGAAACTGTGAGCAGCGGCGACTTCCGCGCGGAGTTGCGCGATGTCGATGTGCCGACGCTCATCGTCCAGGGCGATTGCGATGCATCCAATCCGCTCGAACTGACATCGCAACGCACGGCGCAACTGATTCCGGATGCGCGGCTCGTCGTGTATGAAGGCGCGCCGCACGGCGTCTTTCTGTCCGATGCCGCGCGCCTGACGGCCGATCTCGCGGCATTTGCGAGCGACTCTGTGGTAGTGGCTTAA